A genome region from Micromonospora peucetia includes the following:
- a CDS encoding endo-1,4-beta-xylanase: protein MDNMLARASGRPVARSRRVALASVVVGLSVAAATLAVASGANAGTTLGASAAEKGRYFGAAVAANKLSDTTYVGILNREFTSVTPENEMKWDATEPSQGQFTFANADRIVNHARANGMQVRGHALAWHSQQPGWAQNLTGSALRQAMLNHATQVATYYRGKIHSWDVVNEAFADGGSGARRDSNLQRTGDDWIEVAFRAARAADPAAKLCYNDYNTDGQNAKSNAVYAMVQDFKARGVPIDCVGFQSHFNSASPVPGDYQANLQRFANLGVDVQITELDIEGSGQTQADNYGRVVRACLAVSRCTGITVWGIRDTDSWRASGTPLLFDGSGNKKPAYTATLDALNGGTTPPPTTPPPTTPPPTTPPPTGGCAATVSLNSWNGGFVATVRVTAGSAAINGWAVALTLPGGATVTNTWNARGSGTSGAVTFRNVDYNGRLSAGTATEFGFQGTGTGPTGTPTCTAS from the coding sequence ATGGACAACATGCTCGCCCGCGCCAGCGGGCGCCCGGTGGCCCGCAGCCGGCGCGTCGCGCTGGCGTCAGTCGTGGTCGGTCTCTCCGTCGCCGCCGCGACGCTCGCGGTGGCGTCCGGCGCCAACGCCGGAACGACCCTCGGGGCGTCCGCCGCCGAGAAGGGGCGCTACTTCGGCGCCGCGGTGGCCGCCAACAAGCTCTCCGACACCACGTACGTCGGGATCCTCAACCGGGAGTTCACCTCGGTCACCCCGGAGAACGAGATGAAGTGGGACGCGACCGAGCCGTCCCAGGGCCAGTTCACCTTCGCCAACGCCGACCGGATCGTCAACCACGCCCGTGCCAACGGGATGCAGGTGCGCGGCCACGCCCTGGCCTGGCACTCCCAGCAGCCGGGGTGGGCGCAGAACCTCACCGGCAGCGCGCTGCGTCAGGCGATGCTCAATCACGCCACCCAGGTGGCGACCTACTACCGGGGCAAGATCCATTCCTGGGACGTGGTGAACGAGGCGTTCGCCGACGGCGGCAGCGGGGCCCGCCGCGACTCGAACCTGCAACGCACCGGCGACGACTGGATCGAGGTGGCGTTCCGCGCCGCGCGCGCCGCCGACCCGGCCGCGAAGCTCTGCTACAACGACTACAACACCGACGGGCAGAACGCCAAGAGCAACGCGGTGTACGCCATGGTGCAGGACTTCAAGGCCCGGGGCGTGCCGATCGACTGCGTCGGCTTCCAGTCGCACTTCAACAGCGCCTCACCGGTGCCCGGTGACTACCAGGCCAACCTGCAACGCTTCGCCAACCTCGGCGTGGACGTGCAGATCACCGAGCTGGACATCGAGGGCTCGGGCCAGACGCAGGCCGACAACTACGGCCGGGTGGTGCGCGCCTGCCTCGCGGTGTCCCGCTGCACGGGGATCACCGTGTGGGGCATCCGGGACACCGACTCCTGGCGGGCCAGCGGCACCCCGTTGCTCTTCGACGGCAGCGGCAACAAGAAGCCGGCGTACACCGCCACCCTCGACGCACTCAACGGCGGCACCACCCCGCCGCCCACCACCCCGCCCCCGACGACCCCGCCGCCCACCACCCCGCCGCCCACCGGCGGATGCGCCGCGACGGTGTCGCTGAACTCGTGGAACGGTGGCTTCGTCGCGACGGTACGCGTCACCGCCGGATCCGCGGCGATCAACGGCTGGGCCGTCGCCCTCACCCTGCCGGGCGGCGCGACGGTCACCAACACGTGGAACGCGCGCGGTAGCGGCACCAGCGGCGCCGTCACGTTCCGCAACGTCGACTACAACGGCCGGCTCTCCGCCGGGACCGCCACCGAGTTCGGCTTCCAGGGCACCGGAACCGGGCCGACCGGCACGCCCACCTGCACCGCGAGCTGA